From Suricata suricatta isolate VVHF042 chromosome 1, meerkat_22Aug2017_6uvM2_HiC, whole genome shotgun sequence, a single genomic window includes:
- the LOC115301904 gene encoding transmembrane protease serine 11B-like protein, which translates to MSFIFISFICRPVTAFRPSLPLWMIALIVFGVLAILGITIGLLVHFLAVENMTYYYQGSFEVLDIPYNRNYQRETSPENNYLSKILETKMVDAFQSSSIYRQYINSQVITLVPHDNSLTAHIWLIFKAPRSMKENTRRRIESVLHQMLKNHAGSLTTDPNSLRLKEISKADAEKIINNRCGTRARMSATYDRIKGGSNAQRGEWPWQATLKKNGRHYCGASLISETYLLTAAHCFQKTKNPKNYTVSFGTRVNPPYMQHYVKQIIIHEDYLPGEHHDDIAIVQLTEKVLFKNDVHRVCLPEATQDFPPGEGVVVTGWGALSYNGEYPEVLQKASVKIIDTNTCNAQEGYYGMVLDTMLCAGYLEGNIDACQGDSGGPLVHPNSRNIWYLVGIVSWGEECGKINKPGVYMRVTAYRNWIASKTGI; encoded by the exons ATGTCTTTTATATTCATATCCTTTATTTGCAGACCAGTCACAGCTTTCCGTCCATCTTTGCCACTATGGATGATTGCACTTATTGTGTTCGGAGTGTTGGCAATCCTGGGAATAACTATTGGTCTCCTGGTTCATTTTCTGGCAGTAG AAAACATGACTTACTATTACCAAGGAAGCTTTGAAGTATTGGATATCCCATATAACAGAAATTATCAAAGAGAGACATCACCAGAAAATAACTATCTTAGCAAAATTCTTGAGACTAAG atggttgATGCATTTCAAAGTTCTAGTATTTACAGACAATATATCAATTCTCAAGTCATCACATTGGT TCCTCATGACAACAGTCTAACTGCACATATATGGCTGATATTCAAGGCTCCCAGATCGATGAAGGAAAATACCAGAAGAAGAATTGAAAGCGTCTTACATCAGATGCTGAAGAACCATGCGGGCTCTCTGACTACGGATCCTAATTCTCTTAGACTCAAGG aAATCAGTAAGGCTGATGCTGAAAAGATTATCAACAACC GCTGTGGAACACGAGCAAGGATGTCAGCTACATATGATAGAATTAAGGGAGGTTCCAATGCTCAGAGGGGAGAATGGCCGTGGCAAGCAACTCTCAAAAAGAATGGCCGACACTACTGCGGGGCATCTCTGATCAGTGAAACATACTTGCTGACTGCAGCTCACTGCTTTCAAAA gacaaagaatccaaaaaacTATACTGTCAGCTTTGGCACCAGAGTAAATCCCCCTTATATGCAACATTATGTTAAACAAATTATAATTCATGAAGACTACCTCCCGGGTGAACATCATGATGATATTGCAATTGTACAGCTCACTGAAAAAGTCTTGTTTAAGAATGATGTACATCGAGTTTGTCTTCCTGAAGCCACACAGGATTTTCCTCCAGGTGAAGGAGTTGTTGTTACAGGATGGGGAGCACTTTCATATAATG GTGAATACCCAGAGGTACTTCAGAAAGCATCTGTGAAGATTATTGATACAAATACATGTAATGCTCAGGAAGGATATTATGGTATGGTATTGGACACAATGCTATGTGCTGGGTACTTGGAAGGAAATATCGATGCCTGCCAG gGTGACTCTGGAGGACCACTAGTTCATCCCAACTCTCGAAATATTTGGTATCTTGTTGGAATAGTAAGCTGGGGAGAAGAATGCGGTAAAATCAATAAGCCAGGTGTCTATATGCGCGTGACTGCTTACCGCAACTGGATTGCCTCCAAGACTGGTATCTAA